In Synergistaceae bacterium, a single genomic region encodes these proteins:
- a CDS encoding nitroreductase family protein has protein sequence MNLVLQTIKNRRSVRRFKQEQIADDELNAIIEAALWAPSGHNTQPWHFLIIQDREKIDRMSEFAVDKMTKSPIDWVRDLSMKRGYHLFHGAPTVIIVSGVHRADGPLSSVVDCSAAIQNMLLAAESLDIGTCWIGLARYLFEDEAETASLRIPEGYKPCYAVAIGYKAVDFIPKPYPRKEGTVSRYGEG, from the coding sequence TGAGGCGCTTCAAGCAAGAGCAGATTGCGGACGACGAGCTGAACGCGATAATCGAGGCCGCTCTCTGGGCGCCCAGCGGACACAACACTCAACCCTGGCACTTCCTCATCATCCAGGACAGGGAGAAGATTGACCGGATGAGCGAGTTCGCCGTGGACAAGATGACCAAGTCGCCGATCGACTGGGTGAGAGACCTGTCGATGAAGAGGGGCTACCACCTCTTCCACGGCGCTCCCACCGTGATTATAGTCTCCGGCGTACACCGCGCCGACGGGCCTCTCTCCTCCGTCGTGGACTGTTCCGCAGCGATCCAGAACATGCTCCTCGCGGCGGAGTCGCTCGACATTGGCACATGCTGGATCGGACTCGCCCGGTATCTTTTCGAGGACGAGGCGGAGACCGCATCACTACGCATCCCGGAGGGATATAAACCCTGCTACGCCGTCGCGATCGGCTACAAGGCCGTCGACTTCATTCCAAAGCCCTACCCGCGCAAAGAGGGCACTGTGTCCCGGTACGGCGAGGGATAA